In Psychrobacter sp. JCM 18902, a single window of DNA contains:
- a CDS encoding oxygenase MpaB family protein, whose protein sequence is MDSINITDKQTADTLNHQQPSIKPYQRHGRTTAIDDHSDLQVLKRIKRYLLPKDFVISQDLLNEIVAGYDIGDSLADTLAADGIRFAKPLQQFIISDSSNNFDADLTNNPAFNALTEQFSSHPTWFDPKLAQIGAIAYRRYPLMLIWLLRNVALMAGYSIPALSLPLIQTGALMHDALPRLMRTYAYILAVSEHPPLHKPNTSAHNQRQSIEQVLAIGSEGWRQSIKVRQIHTLVRQNLLKGKGNAAIGVIPNADQHHNPDGSWNTNYWGLPINQTDMIATHLQFSLLIMRGLRLLGARISTEEAAGILHLWNLASYWMGVDLDRLPKDETACWEWLYTYLSIQQLDFKMGQPLAKALHDLPRQLMGEDNRRGRFVEMVNASVTRTLVGDDIGDGLDLPKSKIRFGVLSSVPILFALDTARQHNQSMAEKLEAFRAKRQDNMNWWLKKNDEYYK, encoded by the coding sequence AGCGACTTGCAAGTATTAAAGCGCATCAAGCGTTATTTATTGCCAAAAGACTTCGTTATCTCGCAAGATTTATTAAATGAAATAGTCGCGGGCTACGATATTGGCGATTCACTAGCAGATACGTTGGCCGCTGACGGCATTCGTTTTGCCAAGCCCCTACAGCAATTTATTATTAGTGATAGCAGCAATAACTTCGACGCGGATCTCACAAATAACCCTGCATTTAACGCCTTAACCGAGCAATTTAGCAGTCATCCTACTTGGTTCGATCCCAAGCTTGCCCAAATCGGTGCGATTGCCTATCGACGCTATCCGCTGATGCTGATTTGGCTACTACGTAATGTCGCCTTGATGGCAGGCTACAGCATTCCTGCCCTCTCCCTGCCGCTCATTCAGACAGGCGCATTGATGCACGATGCCCTACCGCGCCTGATGCGTACTTACGCTTATATCCTAGCCGTCTCTGAACATCCCCCATTACATAAGCCAAATACAAGCGCCCATAATCAACGTCAGTCTATCGAGCAAGTATTGGCGATTGGCTCAGAAGGTTGGCGGCAATCAATCAAGGTGCGGCAAATTCATACCTTAGTACGGCAAAACTTGCTCAAAGGTAAAGGCAATGCTGCTATAGGCGTTATACCAAATGCCGACCAACATCACAACCCAGATGGCAGCTGGAATACTAATTATTGGGGTCTTCCTATCAATCAAACCGATATGATTGCTACTCATTTGCAGTTTTCATTGTTGATTATGCGCGGGTTACGGCTACTTGGCGCACGCATCAGCACTGAAGAAGCAGCAGGTATTCTGCATCTATGGAATCTTGCCAGTTATTGGATGGGTGTTGACTTAGATCGCCTGCCAAAAGATGAAACCGCCTGTTGGGAATGGCTTTATACCTATCTGTCGATTCAGCAACTTGATTTTAAAATGGGGCAACCATTAGCCAAGGCTCTGCATGATTTGCCGCGTCAGCTGATGGGCGAAGACAATCGGCGGGGGCGTTTCGTTGAGATGGTCAATGCTAGCGTGACCCGTACTTTGGTCGGCGATGATATCGGCGATGGACTGGATTTGCCAAAATCAAAAATCCGCTTTGGTGTCTTATCATCGGTGCCGATTCTCTTTGCCCTTGATACGGCACGCCAACACAATCAAAGTATGGCTGAAAAATTAGAAGCCTTCCGCGCCAAACGCCAAGATAATATGAACTGGTGGCTAAAGAAAAACGACGAATATTATAAGTAA
- a CDS encoding NUDIX hydrolase, which yields MLLPPQSLRFDEFSVAVPDFIRYPTIRTLAERVQHETLNAVTSPALYEASTSRSTRILDSLYQTPIADASVLVAITHERHPKLLLTRRAAHMNSHAGEVSCVGGKHDAGDGNNVVTALREACEETALPPNKVQLIGQLPIQTSKSGMSVRPIVALIAPDLLLVPELGEISRIFWADFETLLTQPTVEYAVEYAMQDKIATILTPSWQVDGETVWGLTGRVIASLLETGFDRQLEWYYRIQNTRN from the coding sequence ATGTTACTTCCCCCGCAGTCGCTACGTTTTGATGAGTTTTCAGTCGCTGTGCCGGACTTTATTCGTTATCCCACCATTAGAACGTTGGCGGAACGGGTGCAGCATGAGACCTTAAATGCCGTCACCAGTCCTGCGTTGTATGAGGCTAGCACTTCTCGTAGCACTCGCATTCTAGATAGCTTGTATCAAACACCCATTGCCGATGCCTCGGTATTGGTTGCCATTACCCATGAACGCCATCCAAAACTGCTACTGACACGCCGCGCTGCGCACATGAACAGCCATGCTGGCGAGGTCTCTTGCGTTGGTGGTAAACATGACGCAGGCGACGGTAATAATGTCGTCACCGCTTTGCGTGAAGCCTGTGAAGAGACGGCACTACCACCTAATAAAGTCCAGCTAATTGGTCAATTGCCCATTCAAACCTCTAAAAGCGGTATGAGTGTGCGTCCTATTGTGGCACTGATTGCACCAGATTTATTATTGGTACCTGAGCTTGGCGAAATCTCGCGCATTTTTTGGGCAGATTTTGAAACCTTGCTGACTCAGCCTACTGTCGAGTATGCGGTAGAATATGCAATGCAAGATAAGATCGCGACCATTCTCACGCCTAGCTGGCAAGTGGATGGTGAAACGGTTTGGGGTCTGACAGGACGAGTCATTGCCAGCTTGTTAGAAACAGGCTTTGATCGCCAGCTTGAGTGGTATTATCGTATCCAAAATACGCGCAATTAA
- a CDS encoding NUDIX hydrolase — MRYCLQCGHEAERKIPATDNIPRLVCPNCHYIHYENPKVICGSLVVHKHRVLLCRRAIEPQYGLWTLPAGFMENGETMAEGAARESFEEAEAVVVNPHLYCLYDIPDIGQIYSIYITELKDGAYGIGSESLDCALFTEEDIPWDKLAFEAVRRTLKSYFADRKQYDNHENFPIHQDIIGKDQAIKRY, encoded by the coding sequence ATGCGCTATTGTTTACAATGCGGTCATGAAGCGGAACGCAAAATACCAGCCACGGATAATATCCCACGCTTGGTATGCCCCAATTGCCACTATATTCACTATGAAAATCCAAAAGTGATTTGTGGCTCACTCGTTGTGCATAAGCATCGGGTACTGCTATGTCGCCGCGCGATCGAGCCACAGTATGGCTTATGGACACTACCAGCTGGCTTTATGGAAAATGGCGAAACCATGGCAGAAGGGGCCGCTCGTGAAAGTTTTGAAGAAGCAGAAGCGGTCGTCGTCAATCCGCATTTATATTGCCTATATGATATTCCTGATATCGGGCAAATCTATAGTATCTATATCACTGAGCTAAAAGACGGCGCTTATGGCATCGGCTCTGAAAGTCTTGATTGTGCGTTATTTACCGAAGAAGATATTCCATGGGACAAACTTGCCTTTGAAGCGGTACGTCGTACCCTAAAAAGTTACTTTGCTGACCGCAAGCAATACGATAATCATGAAAATTTCCCTATTCATCAAGATATCATCGGTAAAGACCAAGCGATCAAGCGCTACTAG
- a CDS encoding serine hydrolase domain-containing protein: MLTLLQRSLPLLPLTIAMTLTSISITSHAEDARLTAKQSDPQTLGWMQGFPPPADKLITQPSSNFFSFPKLRWTVCHIRELMPTTDVSRGIGAPSKLSYALDKNIDAITFMPTNSKRPMTWKQSLDANYTDGIMVMHHGKVVYERQNGCLNELGNHAAMSMTKSMTGLLAEILVTEGKLDDKALVSSIIPELKNSGFGDATVRQVMDMTTALDYSEDYADPNADIWKYSEAASPLPKPKDYKGPNGYFEYLQTVKKNGEHGEAFNYRTINSDALGWIISRTTGKAVNELLSERIWQKIGAEQSAYMTVDAKGTPFAGGGLSAGLHDMARIGSLMLNKGEINGERLFPAAVVDNIEAGGDKEAFAKADYKQLTNGSYTSMWWLFNNPTPIYAARGVHGQTVYVDPAADMVIVRFSSYPEASNGKIDPTSLPAYKAVANYLIKK; encoded by the coding sequence ATGCTGACTTTATTGCAACGCTCTTTACCTCTATTACCGCTGACCATCGCCATGACTCTAACCAGTATAAGTATCACCAGCCATGCGGAAGATGCACGGTTAACCGCCAAACAATCCGACCCACAAACGCTTGGCTGGATGCAAGGTTTTCCGCCGCCTGCCGATAAACTGATTACTCAACCCTCCTCTAATTTTTTTAGTTTTCCCAAGCTGCGCTGGACGGTCTGTCATATCCGTGAATTGATGCCCACCACTGACGTCAGTCGCGGTATCGGCGCGCCTTCCAAGCTCAGCTATGCGTTAGACAAAAACATCGATGCCATCACTTTTATGCCTACTAACAGTAAGCGCCCAATGACGTGGAAGCAATCACTGGATGCCAATTATACTGACGGCATTATGGTCATGCATCATGGCAAGGTGGTATACGAGCGCCAAAACGGCTGCCTCAATGAGCTGGGCAATCATGCGGCGATGTCGATGACCAAATCAATGACTGGGCTGTTAGCAGAAATCCTCGTAACCGAAGGTAAGCTTGACGATAAAGCTTTGGTGTCCTCTATCATTCCAGAGCTCAAGAACAGTGGCTTTGGTGATGCAACCGTACGCCAAGTCATGGACATGACCACAGCGCTCGATTATAGCGAAGACTATGCTGATCCTAATGCCGATATCTGGAAGTATTCAGAAGCGGCAAGCCCACTACCAAAACCGAAAGACTATAAAGGACCCAATGGTTACTTTGAATACCTGCAAACAGTTAAGAAGAATGGCGAACATGGGGAAGCATTCAACTATCGCACCATCAATAGCGACGCGCTAGGTTGGATTATTTCGCGTACGACTGGTAAAGCGGTGAATGAATTACTCTCGGAACGCATCTGGCAAAAAATCGGCGCTGAACAAAGCGCCTATATGACGGTCGATGCTAAAGGTACGCCGTTTGCCGGCGGCGGTCTTAGTGCAGGTTTGCATGATATGGCACGCATTGGTAGCTTGATGCTCAATAAAGGCGAGATTAATGGTGAGCGCTTATTCCCAGCTGCAGTCGTTGATAATATTGAAGCGGGTGGCGATAAAGAGGCTTTTGCGAAAGCCGATTATAAGCAGCTGACGAACGGTAGCTATACAAGCATGTGGTGGTTATTTAATAACCCCACGCCCATCTATGCGGCACGCGGCGTCCACGGTCAAACTGTCTATGTGGATCCAGCAGCGGACATGGTCATCGTCCGTTTTTCCTCATATCCTGAAGCCAGTAATGGTAAAATTGACCCGACTTCTTTACCTGCCTATAAAGCAGTCGCCAATTACTTAATCAAAAAGTAA
- a CDS encoding insulinase family protein: protein MTDTLSTTDLTLHPAFELIEHRHIDALSMDVLISQHVKTGAMHYHLAHPSDENAFLVGFRTQPMDSKGEAHILEHVALCGSEKFPVRDPFFSMIKRSLNTFMNAMTAADWTAYPYATQNKNDYFNLLAVYLDASFFPNIHPLDFAQEGIRVELDENDKPKFKGIVFNEMKGAMSGEIDQLYHTVAHHLFPTTTYHYNSGGDPADIPDLTHTELVEFHQSHYHPSNSVIMSFGNIPVAETQAKIHEDALIQFEAGKKHVSRPEQRLSAPISAVDTYTADEAGPDQTHHVIAWLLPSITDPKQRLALRLLEGVLVEHAGSPLRAYLDSHPLGKAPSPLLGLDDSHYEMVFYTGLRGSNPEHAEAVEQGIIDLLKEVASQPIDDETIETILHQIEIDQRHIGGDSMPYGLNLMLEGFSTAIHDGNPIDVWEVDEHLQWLREQVKDAQWLPNLIKTHLLDNQHRVRVTMTPDSEKTARLAAAEQTRLDTIEMDLTADDKAVLKQQALDLAARQAAPDDLSLLPKVGLEDVPTDISFKQGTQKQINLSGKESTLFEYEAGTNGLYYYQIIVPLTDAIGSEDTNELPVNEVINHPLLPIYLSLLSELGTDSLSAHEMQAKQAAHSSGVTARISQRTNVDDSQAISSYFVVATRALNRKPEAIDLLKEVMEHSIFSEHDRIKEILQQRQAGWQSNLAGSGHSYAMQTASRGMSRQAQLEYVRSGLPALNALKDFLTHASSDDAQWDKLATSLMDLHQRLISLPKHAVIICEAEQTERLSNLIVDSWKDSQAPKIAAQLKNADASIDANIPSEFAELQLDAALNGEKDAVKALESDVTLDVEDLAWLVPTNVYHNASAYTVPAADHPDTAALMVLAPYLRNGYLHSAIRERGGAYGGGAGYDANACAFKFFSYRDPQCAETFAHFDASIEWLLNEPQTDEQLEEAILGIISGMDKPGSPAGEAVKACFADLHHRGVDWQRKMRASILAVTVADLQRVAKQYLQGQKHVRAVLAPYDKEAAVKELGFNVCKIKS, encoded by the coding sequence ATGACCGACACGTTATCTACTACTGATCTAACTTTGCATCCTGCCTTTGAGCTGATTGAGCACCGCCATATCGATGCATTGTCGATGGACGTATTAATAAGCCAACACGTCAAAACAGGCGCGATGCATTACCACTTGGCACATCCGAGTGACGAAAATGCCTTTTTGGTCGGCTTTCGCACTCAGCCAATGGATTCAAAAGGTGAGGCGCATATTTTAGAGCACGTGGCTTTATGTGGCTCTGAAAAGTTCCCCGTTCGTGACCCATTTTTTTCAATGATTAAGCGTTCGCTCAATACTTTTATGAATGCGATGACCGCTGCCGATTGGACGGCGTATCCGTATGCGACGCAAAATAAAAACGACTACTTTAATTTGCTAGCCGTTTATCTGGATGCGTCGTTTTTTCCGAATATTCATCCGCTGGATTTTGCCCAAGAAGGCATCCGTGTTGAGTTGGACGAAAATGACAAGCCGAAATTTAAAGGCATCGTTTTTAATGAAATGAAAGGCGCAATGAGTGGTGAGATTGACCAGTTGTATCATACGGTCGCCCATCATTTATTCCCAACGACGACGTATCACTATAATTCGGGCGGCGATCCTGCCGATATCCCTGACTTGACCCATACTGAGCTGGTTGAGTTTCATCAGAGCCATTACCATCCATCAAACAGCGTGATTATGAGCTTTGGTAATATTCCAGTCGCTGAAACCCAAGCCAAAATCCATGAAGATGCCTTGATTCAGTTTGAAGCAGGTAAAAAACACGTCTCACGTCCAGAGCAGCGTTTGTCTGCACCGATTAGTGCGGTTGATACTTATACGGCTGACGAAGCAGGTCCTGACCAAACGCATCATGTGATTGCATGGTTATTACCATCGATTACTGATCCAAAGCAGCGTTTGGCATTGCGCTTATTAGAAGGCGTGTTGGTTGAACATGCTGGTTCGCCGCTGCGTGCGTATCTAGATAGCCATCCACTCGGTAAAGCGCCAAGTCCGCTACTAGGTTTGGATGACAGTCATTATGAAATGGTCTTTTATACCGGTCTGCGCGGTTCTAACCCTGAACACGCCGAAGCGGTAGAACAGGGCATTATTGATTTGCTTAAAGAGGTCGCGAGCCAACCGATTGATGATGAAACCATTGAGACGATTCTGCACCAAATCGAGATTGATCAGCGTCATATCGGCGGCGATAGCATGCCCTATGGTCTAAATCTCATGCTAGAAGGCTTTAGCACTGCTATTCATGACGGTAATCCTATCGATGTATGGGAAGTCGACGAGCATTTGCAATGGCTACGTGAGCAAGTAAAAGATGCGCAATGGTTACCGAATTTAATCAAGACTCACTTGCTTGATAATCAGCATCGCGTACGCGTGACCATGACGCCTGATAGTGAAAAAACAGCCCGTTTGGCAGCAGCTGAGCAGACTCGTCTTGATACCATCGAGATGGATTTGACCGCTGATGATAAAGCCGTCTTAAAACAACAAGCGCTTGATTTGGCAGCGCGCCAAGCCGCGCCTGATGATTTAAGTCTATTGCCAAAAGTGGGTTTAGAAGATGTACCGACCGATATCAGCTTTAAACAAGGCACGCAAAAGCAGATTAATTTGAGCGGCAAAGAAAGTACGTTATTTGAATATGAAGCGGGCACTAACGGCTTATATTATTATCAAATAATTGTACCGTTGACTGATGCGATTGGTAGTGAGGATACAAACGAGCTACCCGTTAATGAAGTCATTAATCATCCGCTGTTGCCTATCTATTTAAGCTTATTGTCAGAGCTAGGTACAGATTCTCTAAGTGCCCATGAAATGCAGGCCAAACAAGCGGCGCATTCATCAGGGGTGACGGCGCGTATCAGCCAACGTACCAATGTCGATGACAGCCAAGCGATTAGCAGCTACTTTGTGGTGGCAACGCGCGCGCTGAATCGTAAACCTGAAGCGATTGATTTGCTCAAAGAAGTCATGGAACACAGTATCTTTAGTGAGCATGATCGTATCAAAGAAATATTGCAGCAGCGTCAAGCAGGCTGGCAATCAAACCTTGCTGGTTCAGGTCATTCTTATGCCATGCAAACGGCTAGTCGCGGCATGAGTCGCCAAGCGCAGCTAGAGTATGTGCGCAGTGGTCTGCCAGCATTGAACGCGCTAAAAGACTTCTTAACCCATGCCAGTAGCGATGATGCACAGTGGGATAAATTAGCAACCAGTTTGATGGACTTACATCAACGTCTAATTAGTTTGCCTAAGCACGCGGTTATTATTTGCGAAGCGGAGCAAACTGAACGCTTAAGCAATTTAATCGTTGATAGCTGGAAAGACAGTCAAGCGCCAAAGATTGCAGCTCAGTTAAAAAATGCCGATGCGAGTATCGACGCCAATATCCCAAGCGAGTTTGCCGAATTGCAACTTGATGCGGCGTTAAATGGTGAGAAAGACGCGGTCAAAGCGCTAGAAAGTGATGTGACGCTCGATGTTGAAGACTTGGCGTGGCTAGTGCCAACCAACGTCTATCATAATGCCAGTGCTTATACCGTGCCAGCCGCTGACCATCCTGATACGGCTGCCCTGATGGTACTCGCGCCTTATCTACGCAATGGTTATCTGCATAGCGCTATTCGTGAGCGCGGCGGTGCTTATGGCGGCGGTGCGGGCTACGATGCCAATGCCTGTGCCTTTAAGTTCTTTAGCTACCGTGACCCGCAGTGTGCTGAAACTTTTGCCCATTTTGATGCCAGTATCGAGTGGCTATTGAATGAGCCACAAACCGATGAGCAATTAGAAGAAGCCATCTTAGGTATTATCTCAGGAATGGATAAGCCAGGCTCTCCAGCAGGGGAGGCGGTTAAAGCCTGTTTTGCAGATTTGCATCATCGCGGCGTCGACTGGCAACGTAAAATGCGTGCCTCAATACTGGCCGTGACTGTGGCTGACTTGCAGCGCGTTGCTAAGCAATATCTACAAGGTCAAAAGCATGTACGTGCAGTACTCGCGCCTTATGATAAAGAAGCAGCAGTAAAAGAGCTTGGCTTTAACGTTTGTAAAATTAAGAGCTAG
- a CDS encoding universal stress protein — protein MSYEHILLVTDLMSDADVVAQKAKRIVENRPNAKLSVLHIVKDTMVGFGYELVPASSLYDEIDDERCQEARAKLAQFLERNDLHAVNSEVTTAISNSEGIVNYCHKHDVDLLVIGRHERHGIAAWLSGATADNILPNVPCDSLVVRLDKPVNK, from the coding sequence ATGAGTTACGAACATATTTTATTGGTCACCGACTTAATGTCCGATGCTGATGTGGTCGCCCAAAAGGCCAAACGTATCGTCGAGAATCGTCCTAACGCTAAGTTATCGGTATTACATATTGTCAAAGATACCATGGTTGGCTTTGGCTATGAATTGGTGCCAGCCTCCAGCTTATATGACGAAATTGACGATGAACGCTGTCAAGAAGCGCGTGCCAAACTGGCACAGTTTTTGGAGCGTAATGATCTACATGCGGTGAATTCTGAAGTGACCACTGCCATCTCTAACAGTGAAGGCATCGTCAACTATTGCCACAAGCATGACGTTGATTTGCTGGTCATCGGTCGTCATGAACGCCATGGTATCGCCGCTTGGCTCAGTGGCGCGACGGCAGATAATATCTTGCCTAACGTCCCATGCGACAGCTTAGTCGTAAGACTGGATAAGCCCGTTAATAAGTAG
- a CDS encoding LysR substrate-binding domain-containing protein, translating to MKKAMQVLPKITLKQLSVFVSIYQTGSTSRASEALHLSQSAVSSALTELEARLQMPLFERIGRRLNQHPNAHPIYIQAQAILGQALTLEHYHKHQAGQIHIGASTTIGNYVLPPLLAKLYATLPDAHIDMYIANTQEVVSEVEQLNIDIALVEGMPRPTDMKVIEQRAWRTDTLMIFTKRDSKWLTGMTAYNDADNCYELSIAQLAKLPLLVREAGSGTRQIIDEQLLKHLPDAEIVMAIQQSEAIKHMVSADIGLGCLSQHVIQAELTAGALVQVKVAGIDLSRTWWLVWHKARHQSPIWQSFIDILTED from the coding sequence ATGAAAAAAGCCATGCAGGTATTACCAAAGATTACCCTCAAGCAATTATCAGTGTTTGTCAGTATTTATCAAACGGGTAGTACCAGCCGTGCCAGTGAAGCGCTGCATTTGTCGCAGTCGGCCGTCAGTAGTGCGCTGACAGAATTAGAAGCAAGGCTGCAGATGCCATTGTTTGAGCGCATCGGGCGTAGGCTCAATCAGCACCCCAACGCCCATCCTATTTATATACAGGCACAAGCTATCTTGGGGCAGGCCTTAACTCTAGAGCATTATCATAAGCATCAAGCAGGGCAGATTCATATCGGTGCCAGTACCACGATTGGCAATTATGTGCTGCCGCCGCTGCTTGCCAAGCTATATGCGACGCTACCCGATGCCCATATCGATATGTATATCGCCAATACTCAAGAAGTGGTCAGCGAAGTTGAGCAGTTAAATATTGATATTGCGCTCGTAGAGGGTATGCCGCGTCCAACAGATATGAAGGTGATCGAGCAGCGTGCGTGGCGGACAGATACCTTGATGATCTTTACCAAGCGCGATAGCAAATGGTTGACAGGCATGACCGCGTATAACGATGCGGATAATTGCTACGAGCTTAGCATTGCACAACTGGCAAAGCTGCCGTTATTGGTACGAGAAGCAGGGTCAGGTACACGGCAGATTATCGACGAGCAGCTACTCAAACATTTGCCTGATGCAGAAATTGTGATGGCGATTCAGCAGTCGGAAGCCATTAAACATATGGTGAGTGCAGATATTGGTCTTGGCTGTTTATCACAGCATGTCATTCAGGCAGAGCTAACAGCAGGAGCGCTGGTACAGGTGAAAGTCGCGGGCATCGATTTGTCACGGACTTGGTGGCTAGTGTGGCATAAAGCCCGCCATCAAAGCCCGATTTGGCAAAGCTTTATTGATATTTTGACAGAAGATTAA
- a CDS encoding YeiH family protein: MYALTQSVNNYLPRSRHLAGLIVVLIGSLFCLWLNTSVNTWTNGRIVGLSSLTLAILIGMVLGNTVYPNLAERLSVGVAFAKGQILRLAIMFYGFKLTLTQVSSVGLSAVMSDALVLTSTFLLTYWIGTRWLKVDKQTTLLIGSGASICGAAAVIAAEPVVKAEAHKVTIAVATVVVFGTVAMLLYPFLYHLGWLQPWLNAQQYGIYTGSTIHEVAQVVVAGNAVSPEVGDTAVVTKMIRVMMLAPFLLILSFALTKGSSDNGKKPSFINRVQQVKVPWFAFIFIAIVLLHTWVPMTASFERSMVMLDDVLLTMAMFALGLTTHLGAIKQAGVKPLILGAIMFAWLIVGGGLINIGISLLG; the protein is encoded by the coding sequence ATGTACGCCTTGACCCAATCAGTAAATAACTATCTCCCGCGCAGCCGCCATTTAGCAGGGCTTATCGTCGTGCTGATTGGTAGCTTATTTTGTTTGTGGCTCAATACTAGTGTCAACACATGGACCAATGGACGTATCGTTGGCTTGTCTTCTCTCACTTTAGCCATTCTCATTGGTATGGTATTGGGCAATACGGTCTATCCTAACCTTGCTGAGCGCTTAAGTGTCGGCGTGGCATTTGCCAAAGGTCAAATATTGCGCCTCGCCATCATGTTTTATGGCTTTAAGCTAACCCTAACGCAAGTATCAAGTGTCGGACTGTCTGCGGTGATGAGTGATGCGTTGGTATTGACATCGACCTTTTTACTCACCTATTGGATAGGTACCCGATGGTTAAAAGTCGATAAACAAACGACGCTATTGATTGGGTCAGGCGCAAGCATTTGCGGTGCCGCCGCGGTTATTGCCGCAGAGCCTGTGGTCAAAGCGGAAGCCCACAAAGTCACTATTGCCGTGGCGACAGTGGTGGTCTTTGGTACGGTTGCGATGCTGCTCTATCCGTTTTTATACCATCTTGGTTGGTTGCAACCTTGGCTAAATGCTCAGCAGTACGGGATTTATACGGGTTCCACCATTCATGAAGTGGCGCAAGTCGTCGTCGCTGGTAACGCCGTCAGTCCCGAAGTGGGTGACACAGCGGTTGTCACCAAGATGATACGCGTCATGATGCTTGCCCCTTTTTTACTTATTTTATCGTTTGCCTTAACCAAAGGTAGCAGCGACAATGGCAAAAAACCATCGTTTATAAATCGCGTTCAACAAGTCAAAGTACCTTGGTTTGCCTTTATATTCATTGCCATCGTTTTACTACACACTTGGGTGCCGATGACCGCAAGCTTTGAGCGTAGTATGGTGATGCTAGACGATGTGCTGCTCACCATGGCGATGTTTGCGCTGGGTCTAACCACGCATTTGGGCGCTATCAAACAAGCTGGCGTTAAGCCCCTTATCTTAGGAGCGATTATGTTCGCTTGGTTGATCGTTGGCGGTGGGTTGATTAATATTGGTATAAGCTTGCTTGGCTAA
- a CDS encoding cold-shock protein, whose translation MSDVQKGTVKWFNEAKGFGFIAPETGADVFAHYSEITGSGFKTLAEGQEVEFTVTQGQKGPQAHNIVAI comes from the coding sequence ATGTCAGACGTTCAAAAAGGTACAGTTAAGTGGTTCAACGAAGCTAAAGGCTTTGGTTTTATCGCTCCAGAAACTGGCGCAGACGTTTTTGCTCATTACAGCGAAATCACTGGTTCAGGCTTCAAAACTTTAGCTGAAGGCCAAGAAGTTGAGTTCACTGTAACTCAAGGTCAAAAAGGCCCACAAGCCCATAACATCGTTGCTATCTAA